In Microbacterium sp. ABRD28, the genomic stretch GATCAGGCACTGCTCTCCCCATCGAACCGATACTTGAATGCTCTCGGCGGGGTTGCCCACGGTGGACGTGTCCGCGGTGACCTGCATCGCGCCCTTGTCGAATCCGCCGGCCGCCAACGCGTCGACGTACGCCCTGCCGGCGCCGCGTCCGTCGCTGTTCCACACCGATTGGATGATCTGGGAGAAGTACGGCAGATTGTCCTCCGCCGACCCATCGGGGAGCAGGCTCGGGCCGACCGGGGTGGGTGCGGCCGACGGCGTCGCTTCTGCGACGGGACCTGTCGGAGTCGCAGGGGGAACGGGAGTCGGCGTCGGGGTGCACGCCGTCAGCAGCAGCGCGACGGCCGCGCCGAGCACGACACCCTGGTGCCGCGGTGAAAGGCGCAGACGACGACGGCCGGCGTGGTGGTCCGGTTTCCGCAGAGGCACGCGCCGAGTCTACGTCGTGGCCTCACCGGCTCCTCGCGCCCGACCTCAGAAGGGTGTCTCCCCGGCCACCGACAGAATCGGGGCGCCGGAACCGGGGCCGTCGGTGTCGCCCTCGGAGGAGCCGTCGCGGGAACCCGGGGCACTCGTCGCCCACCCGTCGGTCGGCGTCTCAGAGGTCACCTCGGCGGGGACGCCGGGGGCGGCCCATCCATCCGCCGGGGCCGCGTCGGCCGCGGGTCGCGACGCGGTGGAACGCGTGAAACGCGACGTGCCGAACTTCAAGTCGTGCCCGATCGCGTCGGCCTCCAGCTCGACGGTCGTCCCCCTGCGCGTTCCGTTGTCCCACTCCCGCACCTTCAGCCGGCCGGTCACGATGACGCGGTCGCCGCGGCTGAGCGAGAGCACGGCGTTTTCGGCCAGCTGCCGGAACAACTGGACGGTGTAGTAACTGGTCTCGCCGTCGACCCACTGGCCCGTCGCTCTGTCAAGGCGTCGGTTCGAGGTCGCCACGCGGAACGAGGTCACGGCGACCCCGTCGAGGATCTTCT encodes the following:
- the ssb gene encoding single-stranded DNA-binding protein encodes the protein MTDTITLTGNIATIPEHKKILDGVAVTSFRVATSNRRLDRATGQWVDGETSYYTVQLFRQLAENAVLSLSRGDRVIVTGRLKVREWDNGTRRGTTVELEADAIGHDLKFGTSRFTRSTASRPAADAAPADGWAAPGVPAEVTSETPTDGWATSAPGSRDGSSEGDTDGPGSGAPILSVAGETPF